A section of the Gottschalkia purinilytica genome encodes:
- a CDS encoding VRR-NUC domain-containing protein, producing MLEKYIEKKLVAEVKKMGGIAAKFVSPGLDGMPDRLVLLPLGKMAFVELKAPRKKPRPLQIRRIKQLQKLGFTCYVIDDVEQIGGILDEIQSS from the coding sequence ATGCTTGAAAAATATATCGAAAAGAAATTGGTGGCTGAGGTAAAAAAGATGGGTGGCATTGCAGCAAAGTTTGTTAGTCCGGGTTTGGATGGGATGCCAGACCGCCTAGTGCTTTTACCACTTGGAAAGATGGCATTTGTGGAATTAAAGGCTCCCAGAAAGAAACCTCGTCCACTACAGATTAGAAGAATAAAGCAATTACAAAAATTAGGCTTTACCTGTTATGTCATTGACGATGTTGAGCAGATTGGAGGGATACTCGATGAAATACAATCCTCATAA
- a CDS encoding DEAD/DEAH box helicase, whose product MKYNPHKYQTYATNFILEHPIAAVFLEMGLGKSVITLTAIFDLCLDSFEIGKVLVIAPLRVARDTWPTEINKWEHLKGLEYSVAIGTEQERLAALRKPASVYLINRENVDWLVNKSGIPFNYDMVVIDELSSFKSYGAKRFKSLLKVRPRAKRIVGLTGTPSSNGLMDLWAEFRILDMGKRLGRYITHYRNSFFTPDKRNQQIVFSYKPLPGAEDAIYRLISDITISMKSVDFLKMPECVINEVPVYLNDKEQSVYDRFREEMVLEFADEEIDAMNAAVLSGKLLQMANGAIYDDDKNTHIIHNRKLDALEDLIEGANGKPVLIAYWYNHDLERIKKKFNVREIKTSKDIKDWNNGDISVAVIHPASAGHGLNLQSGGSTLIWFGLTWSLELYQQTNARLWRQGQNETVVIHHIVTKGTIDEDVMRALKRKEKTQSDLINAVKANLGKARGVV is encoded by the coding sequence ATGAAATACAATCCTCATAAATATCAAACATATGCTACGAATTTCATACTTGAGCATCCCATAGCAGCGGTGTTTTTAGAGATGGGTCTTGGCAAAAGCGTAATCACTTTAACTGCTATATTTGATTTATGTCTTGATAGTTTTGAAATTGGAAAGGTTCTGGTCATTGCCCCTCTAAGGGTAGCAAGGGATACTTGGCCAACTGAGATAAACAAATGGGAGCATTTAAAAGGACTGGAGTATTCAGTGGCTATTGGAACAGAACAGGAGCGGTTAGCAGCTCTTAGGAAACCAGCAAGTGTCTATCTTATAAACAGAGAAAATGTTGACTGGTTAGTAAACAAAAGTGGCATTCCTTTTAATTATGACATGGTGGTAATCGATGAGCTATCATCCTTTAAGTCCTATGGAGCAAAAAGATTTAAGAGTTTACTAAAAGTCAGACCTAGGGCGAAACGCATCGTGGGTCTTACAGGTACTCCATCCAGTAACGGGTTAATGGATTTGTGGGCAGAGTTTCGTATTCTCGACATGGGTAAAAGACTCGGCAGATACATAACTCACTACCGCAATTCCTTCTTTACTCCAGATAAACGTAATCAGCAGATTGTATTTTCATATAAACCATTACCTGGGGCAGAAGATGCCATATATCGGCTCATTTCAGATATTACCATTTCAATGAAGTCGGTTGATTTTCTGAAAATGCCAGAGTGCGTGATCAATGAAGTGCCTGTGTATCTAAATGACAAAGAGCAATCCGTATATGATCGCTTTCGTGAAGAGATGGTTCTTGAATTTGCTGATGAAGAAATAGATGCCATGAATGCGGCCGTCCTTTCAGGGAAACTCCTGCAAATGGCAAACGGTGCGATCTATGATGATGATAAAAATACCCATATTATTCACAACCGCAAGCTAGATGCTCTTGAGGATTTAATTGAAGGTGCAAACGGCAAACCTGTGCTTATTGCCTATTGGTATAATCACGATTTAGAGCGTATTAAGAAAAAATTCAATGTCAGAGAAATTAAGACTTCCAAGGATATCAAGGATTGGAACAACGGCGATATTTCTGTAGCGGTTATCCATCCTGCATCAGCGGGACACGGCCTTAACTTACAAAGTGGTGGTTCAACGCTTATCTGGTTTGGACTTACATGGAGTCTTGAACTCTATCAGCAAACCAATGCGAGACTTTGGAGACAAGGACAAAATGAGACAGTGGTAATCCATCACATTGTTACAAAAGGAACGATTGATGAAGATGTGATGAGAGCCTTGAAACGAAAGGAAAAGACACAGTCCGATCTTATTAACGCTGTCAAAGCAAATCTGGGGAAAGCGAGGGGTGTTGTATGA
- a CDS encoding DUF1492 domain-containing protein — MTAKEFLKQAYRLNELINSDLEELQNLRELSRSVSSPVLEEKVSKTKSTDPPFEKYVIRIVDLEKQIQQEVERLIKLKSDIREAINQMENVDEKLLLRYRYINFLNWEEICVNLNVSMRTVHRLHSSALQHLKVPK, encoded by the coding sequence ATGACGGCAAAGGAATTCTTGAAACAAGCATATCGCTTAAATGAGTTGATTAATTCCGATCTAGAGGAGTTACAAAATCTAAGGGAACTCTCAAGGAGTGTTTCATCTCCTGTTCTTGAGGAAAAAGTCAGTAAAACAAAAAGTACTGATCCACCTTTTGAAAAATACGTGATTAGAATAGTAGATTTGGAGAAGCAGATACAACAAGAGGTGGAACGTTTAATAAAGCTTAAGTCAGATATTCGTGAAGCGATTAACCAGATGGAAAACGTGGATGAGAAGTTGCTTCTTCGCTACCGTTACATTAACTTTCTTAACTGGGAAGAAATCTGTGTCAACCTTAATGTTTCTATGAGAACTGTGCATAGACTTCACTCATCAGCCTTGCAGCATTTAAAGGTGCCTAAATAA